GTGCCAGGGTGCGACGTGTGCGAACGGCAATGGGGAAAACCAGACCGATGATCGCGCCACTGACTGCGCCCCCAAGGTGGGCGGCGTTGTCGGCTCCAACCACAAAGCCAAAGATGAAGGCAAAAACAGCCCAGCGGATCATAAAGTCGCGTCGTGCCAGAGCATTGTTGCCACCCATACGATGAAAATAGGTGATCGAAAAACCGATCATGCCGAACAGGGCCCCGGAGGCACCGATAACAATCGCCATGGGGTGCCAGAAATAACCTAGACCGGTGGCGGCCAGTGCGGTCAGGGTGTAAAGGGAGAGAAAACTGCTAGGTCCGATTTCCTGCTCGAGCATCGGGCCCACCTGATACAGCACCATCATGTTAAAGCCGATGTGGATGATCCCGGCATGGGTATAGGCATAAGTGAGGCACCGCCACCATTCTCCGTTTTGTACGACCAGCGGCCACCATTGGCCACCGGAGATGACCAGCAGCTCAGAGCTGGGGTGTAACAGTGCTGAAATGCCAGCACCACTGGTCATCCCTCGCAACACCATGACGCAGAACAACACCAGGTTGATCAATAACAGAACTTGAGACACGGAAAATTCCATGCTGGTGAGGCGTTCTCCGCGCTTGGCCTGTTGCCACTGGCGTTGCCATTTCATGATACGCCATTGCCAACGGGTTCCGTTCATACCCAGGCCATCGAAAAAACGTTTCCAATCCACGTCGGGGGGCTCCTTGTTGAATAAAAAGAAAACGGTAAAGCTTTTTGTAAGAATCTTGGCCGTAAACCGTAGCGGTTTGCAGTCAAGAGATTTACTGAAACAGATGTGTGTGACTATTGCAGAAATCGGCTTTTCAGGCAAGAGCCGTTGATTTTCTTTGTTGTAGATGCCTTTAAAACCAATAAGTTAACACAGTTATTTTGTTGATCTGTGCTTGTTGATAACGGTAATATATGAAGTTGTATACACTGTTTGGCAGGATGTTGAAAACGTCCCATCCAAGGAGGGCAACGACGCACGCCGAAAAAGCGATTTCCGTCTTGCTCACAAAATCAAGTACTTGAAAACACATGCTTGATTTTGGTCGCCCGTCCATGGGTTTCATTGTCTGTTTTTCAACAGCCTGCTAGTCCTCAATGAACAGACCTGTTTAAGGGGTAAACCTTTTGTGAATGAAGAAGGAGGGAACTGATGGCACTGGAATCATTGAATCCGGCAACTGGAGAACTGCTGGAAACCTTTGAAGAGTGGTCGGATGAGCAGGTTACGTCAACCATTGAAGCGGTACACAGCGCTTATTTGAACTGGCGGACCACATCGTTTGCTGAACGCAAACCTCTAATGCTCAAGGCTGCTGATGTGTTGCGTCAACGTAAAGATGAGTTTGCTACCATGATGGCTGTTGAGATGGGTAAGCCGGTGGTTGAAGGCCGTGGGGAAGTTGAGAAGTGCGCGGTGGTCTGTGAATATTATGCGGAAAATGCCGAGCAGATGCTGGCTCCTGAGCCTATTGAAAGCGATGCCAGCCGTTCTTATGTCGCGTTTCGACCGCAGGGAATCGTGTTGGCGGTCATGCCGTGGAATTTTCCTTTCTGGCAGGTGTTCCGTTTTGCTGCTCCAGCCTTGATGGCTGGCAACGTAGGGGTGCTTAAACATGCGTCCAATGTGCCGCGCTGCGCGTTGGCCATTGAACAGGTGTTTGACGAGGCGGGCTTTCCGGCAGATGTTTTTCGCACCCTGATGATTGGGTCACGTAAGGTGGCACAGGTGATCGAGCATCCTTATGTGGTGGCGACCACCCTGACCGGCAGTGATATCGCCGGGCGTAAAGTGGCTGAGAAATCTGGTGCCATGCTGAAAAAATCAGTCATGGAGTTGGGTGGTAGTGATCCGTTCATCGTGTTGAACGACGCGGATCTCGATATGGCTGCCTGTGTGGCAACGACGGCACGCTGCATCAACTCGGGACAGAGCTGCATTGCTGCTAAGCGTTTTATTGTTGAAGACGGTGTGTATGATGCGTTCCTGGAAAAATTCACCGCCAATATGGCAGCATTGAAGGTGGGTGATCCCTGTGATGACTCGACCCAGATTGGCCCGCAAGCGCGTGAGGATTTGATGCGTGAACTTCATGGTCAGGTAGAAGCTTCCGTTGCTAAAGGAGCGAAAGTGGCCCTTGGCGGTGTTCCCGGTGAAGCGGCATTTTATCCGCCAACCATTCTGACTGAAGTGTCTAAGGGAATGCCTGCTTACAGTGAAGAATTTTTTGGACCGGTGGCGATTGTTATTCGCGTTAAAGATGCAGATGAGGCATTATTCGTCGCCAATGATACCGAATTTGGTCTGGGCGGTTCTGTGTGGACGAACGATATTGAAAAAGGTGAGCGAATCGCCGGAGAAATTCGTTCCGGGGCCGTGTTTGTCAACGGTATGACCAAAAGCGATCCGCGTTTGCCTTTTGGTGGGGTTGGTATCTCCGGTTTTGGTCGTGAGTTATCTCATTACGGCATCAAGGAGTTTGTTAATATCCAGACCGTATGGATTAAATAGTTGTCCCCGGCAGATAAGATAAAAGCACCGATCTTCTGATCGGTGCTTTTTTATGTGACGAAAACGAAAAAGTTCGGCACGACGAACGCTTATTTTTATCTTAAAATTCAATGGGTTGTCAATTTTTATTCAACCTGTTTATTACTGGTCTGCAGTCGTTTCAGCGACAAACCATTGCTGTAATCGCGATGTCAGACGGGTCACGATCCGATCAATCTCCTTTTGGGAATAGAGTTTTTTCTCTTCACGTCCCCATACCACCTGAGGCCAGCAATAATCATCTTCATAGCGGGCAATAATATGAATGTGTAGCTGGCGAACCAGATTTCCGATGGCACCGGTATTGACTTTGTCCGGTTTGAATTCATTATCGACAAAGCGTGATAACGCCATCATTTCAGCAAACAGTTGCTGTTGTTCCTCCTGCGGCATATCGTGGATTTCGCAGGCTTTTGTCTGTGGCACCAGAATAAACCAGGGAACCAGAGAGTTGTTGAGCAGAAGGAGCAGGCTGTTGCCAAATGAGCCAAGCACGATGCAATCCTCTGCCAATTGTTGATTAAGAGTGAATTTTTCGGTCATGCGTCATCCTGTTCGAGGGATCGGGACACCATCGCGATCACGTCCCGATGAAAGGGTTATTTCTCTTTTTCGTTGAGGAGCCCTTTGAGCAAACTATCCGTTGCACCTTTAAGTTGTTCATCGGTGCCTTCCGGCAACTCCACATCTTTAAGGGCTTCCTGACGTACTTGATCGATTTTTTGACTGACGGCTTGAGAGGCATTTCCTTTCAATGTGTTCAGACTGGCCATATCGGCTTTGAGCAATTGCGCCAACGCGGGAGAGAGCCCACCTGAATTATTGGCTGTCGCCTTAACAACGGTTTGCACGATGAACTCGATGATTTGTGCCATCGACATACCACCATTTTTTTCACCCACATTGGCCATATTGATAGGGGGGACCGTTAACGTCACTTCGCTGACTTTATTGCCTAGTGCACTCAGTTGGGCTGACACCGTAATATCTTCAAGAATCAGTTTTTCGATGACAAATTTCTTGCCACTCTGCGTTGTTGAGGAACCACCAGAAGATGTTGTCTGGCTACCTTGAGACTGAGGGATATTCTTTAGCAGAGAGCGGACATTGGAGAGTTGATCTTTTTGTTCAATGCTCATGTGAAAGCCGGAAAGGGCCACTTTGGAAATACGAATCGTATCCGATAACAGTGATTTGAGGTTGATGGCGACCTCGGCTTTATCAAGAACCATGAATTGCTGTTGTGTAAAACCTTGGGGATTATTGATGGTGAACCCACCGAGTTCGCTGCTGCCGCCAAGCAGTGAAATATGGAGACTGTTGACTTTCGTCGGCACGCCGAGTGCTTTTTCACCTCCAAACTCAACGGCTTTTTTCGCAATCGAGTCAAGATAGTAGGTCGTTGTTCCCAGAGCTGCGGCAACGATAATCAACAGCACAACAACAAGTTTGATCAATGTTTTCATGGTGGACTCCATAAGCAGGGGCTTGTAAGACAAGTCTTAAAAAATTGTAGAAAACATCTGCTGATACGGGGGTTATTTTTCGATTAAAAAAACACAGCCGTCCCGAGAAACAGGACGGCTGTGAAGAGAACAGTACGAATCAGTTGTTGAACAGGCTTAACTCAACACGGCGGTTTTTTTGTTTACCGGCAGCGGTGGCGTTGTCGGCAATTGGCTGGCTTTCACCAAAACCCTTGCTGGTCAGGTTTACGCCGTCAAGAGCATAGTTATTGATCAGATACGCTTTAACCGCATCAGCACGTTTTTGAGACAGGCGTTGGTTGTATGCGTCGCTGCCGTCACTGTCCGTATGGCCGGAAATCAGGATTTGTTCGCCCGGATATTTTTTGATGAAGGCTGCAGCTTTGGCCATATCATCCATGTGCTGGGGGCGTATTGCGGCTTTGTCGGTGTCGAATTCGATCAGCAGGGTGAGTATCAGCTGGCAGCCGAATTCATCGACATGGGCACCTTTTGGCGTATTGGGGCAGCGATCAACATCATCATAAACACCGTCACCATCACTATCCACCGGAAGATGACAGCCGACAGCGTCAACGGCCACACCTTTGGCGGTGCCTGGGCATTGGTCGAGATAGTCGTAAACGCCGTCACCATCCGTATCAAGAGGACAGCCTTTGGCATCCACGGCAACACCTGCCGGAGTTCCGGGACAACGGTCATCGTCGTCAAACACGCCGTCACCATCACCGTCCAGTGGTGCAGAAAGCACTGGCAGGGGCTTTTCGCCGCCAAAGTAATAGACCAGTCCGGCGCTTGCCAGAAGATTGTTGGGTTCACCGCTGGTTGCCAGCATGTGACGAATTTCAGTATTCAAGGCAAAGTCGTCATTGAGGAAGTATTTCAACCCGGCCCCATAATTGAGTTGGCCGTGGTGGTCGTTGTCGTCGCCCTCCTCATCAACGGTCAGCAGACCCAACCCTGCCACCAGGTAGGGAACCAGGCTTTCTTCAGGGATAAGGTGGTAAACAGCCCCAATAGAGATGCTGTAGACATCGCTGTCAGGACCGCTTTTGTCTTCAGCGTACGTCGCGAGAATCTCACTACTGAGATTGGCATTATAGTTATAGCCACCACCAAGGGAGAAATTGGCCTCAGGATCGTAGCTGCTGCTTTCCATGTCAATGATACCGACCATTGGATTAACGAAGAATCGACCGGATTGGGATGACTGATTGGCTTGAGCTGCCATAAGGCTGGCAGGGATCAGACAAGACACTAGAACGGCCCAACACCATTTTTTCATAATGACCCTCCTTAAACATTTCCGGGATAACCTGTCGCGAGTGGCATGAACCCGTGTTCACGTGTTTCGCTGCATTTATCCCTGAAATAAAAACAATTGATCACATCATGATCGATCAAAATGAAACGACCACAACAGAGAGCATAACTCTGGAGAGGCAAATGTCAAATGGAATCAGCTGTAACATTTTGTAATGATTGCCTTTGCAAAGATGAGAAATCGATGGCCGAATCAAGAATAGCTGCTGTTTACGCATGCTGCGGGTAAAGGGGTAAAACGCCCTTTACCCGCACGGTAAAGCTCTTGCGGGTGTTTCGGTGATGCGTTATAGTGCCGCATCTATTTCATGCCAGAGCTGTGAGGAGATCAAAAATGATTACTGCAATCAGTCCTATTGATGGACGTTACGCGTCGAAAGTCACTCCGTTAACTGAGTGTTTTTCCGAATATGCCCTGATGCGCAATCGGGTCAAAGTGGAAGTGATGTGGCTGCTGGAACTTTGCGCAGAGAGTGCTATTAAAGAATGTCGTTCTCTGAGTGAAGACGAGCAACAGCTGTTGCTGACTCTTGTTGCTGACTTTACCCCGGAGCAAGCGGAAAAAGTCAAAGCTCTGGAGCGGGTGACCAACCACGATGTCAAGGCCGTGGAATACTTCCTAAAGGAACAGATTACCGGTACTACTCTGGAGGACATTTCTGAATTTATCCATTTTTCCTGTACTTCCGAAGACATTAATAACCTGTCTCACGCGTTGATGCTCAAAGATGGCCTGGCCGCTGTCGTGCCGTTACAGCAGGAAATTATGGATGAGGTTTCCCGTTTGGCGCACGAATTTCGTTCGGTCCCGATGTTGGCGCGCACCCATGGTCAGACCGCTTCACCCACGACCATCGGCAAAGAACTGGCTGTCTTTGTTGCCCGCTTGAAAAAACAGAGCCAATGTATTGCCCAGGTTGAACTCCTCGGTAAGCTCAACGGTGCCGTCGGTAACTTTAATGCCCACCTGTCAGCCTACCCGGATGTGGACTGGCCGGCATTGGCGAAACGGGTGATCGAAGAAGGGCTGGGTTTGACGCAGAACATGTTTACCACCCAGATTGAACCTCATGACTACATGGCGGAACTGTTCGATGCCCTGTGCCGTTGGAATACCATTCTGACCGATCTTGATCGCGATATCTGGACCTATATTTCCATGGGGTATTTCGGTCAAAGGACGATTAAAGGCGAAATTGGCTCATCAACGATGCCGCACAAGGTCAACCCGATTGATTTTGAGAATTCTGAAGGCAACTGTGGACTGGCCAATGCGATTTTCAGTCACCTGTCAGCGAAGCTACCCATTTCACGTCTGCAACGCGACCTGACTGATTCGACCGTTTTGCGGAATATGGGGGTTGGCTTTGGCTACAGCATGATTGCTTACCATTCGACCTTGAAAGGCATGAGTAAGCTGAAGCTTAACGAGGAAAAACTGGCCAACGATCTGGATCAGGCCTGGGAGGTTCTTGCCGAGCCGATTCAA
This is a stretch of genomic DNA from uncultured Desulfuromonas sp.. It encodes these proteins:
- a CDS encoding rhomboid family intramembrane serine protease, producing MDWKRFFDGLGMNGTRWQWRIMKWQRQWQQAKRGERLTSMEFSVSQVLLLINLVLFCVMVLRGMTSGAGISALLHPSSELLVISGGQWWPLVVQNGEWWRCLTYAYTHAGIIHIGFNMMVLYQVGPMLEQEIGPSSFLSLYTLTALAATGLGYFWHPMAIVIGASGALFGMIGFSITYFHRMGGNNALARRDFMIRWAVFAFIFGFVVGADNAAHLGGAVSGAIIGLVFPIAVRTRRTLAPITNALSAFSLVATVASLAFLVFSWF
- a CDS encoding OmpA family protein, which codes for MKKWCWAVLVSCLIPASLMAAQANQSSQSGRFFVNPMVGIIDMESSSYDPEANFSLGGGYNYNANLSSEILATYAEDKSGPDSDVYSISIGAVYHLIPEESLVPYLVAGLGLLTVDEEGDDNDHHGQLNYGAGLKYFLNDDFALNTEIRHMLATSGEPNNLLASAGLVYYFGGEKPLPVLSAPLDGDGDGVFDDDDRCPGTPAGVAVDAKGCPLDTDGDGVYDYLDQCPGTAKGVAVDAVGCHLPVDSDGDGVYDDVDRCPNTPKGAHVDEFGCQLILTLLIEFDTDKAAIRPQHMDDMAKAAAFIKKYPGEQILISGHTDSDGSDAYNQRLSQKRADAVKAYLINNYALDGVNLTSKGFGESQPIADNATAAGKQKNRRVELSLFNN
- a CDS encoding NAD-dependent succinate-semialdehyde dehydrogenase → MALESLNPATGELLETFEEWSDEQVTSTIEAVHSAYLNWRTTSFAERKPLMLKAADVLRQRKDEFATMMAVEMGKPVVEGRGEVEKCAVVCEYYAENAEQMLAPEPIESDASRSYVAFRPQGIVLAVMPWNFPFWQVFRFAAPALMAGNVGVLKHASNVPRCALAIEQVFDEAGFPADVFRTLMIGSRKVAQVIEHPYVVATTLTGSDIAGRKVAEKSGAMLKKSVMELGGSDPFIVLNDADLDMAACVATTARCINSGQSCIAAKRFIVEDGVYDAFLEKFTANMAALKVGDPCDDSTQIGPQAREDLMRELHGQVEASVAKGAKVALGGVPGEAAFYPPTILTEVSKGMPAYSEEFFGPVAIVIRVKDADEALFVANDTEFGLGGSVWTNDIEKGERIAGEIRSGAVFVNGMTKSDPRLPFGGVGISGFGRELSHYGIKEFVNIQTVWIK
- a CDS encoding HIT family protein, with translation MTEKFTLNQQLAEDCIVLGSFGNSLLLLLNNSLVPWFILVPQTKACEIHDMPQEEQQQLFAEMMALSRFVDNEFKPDKVNTGAIGNLVRQLHIHIIARYEDDYCWPQVVWGREEKKLYSQKEIDRIVTRLTSRLQQWFVAETTADQ
- the purB gene encoding adenylosuccinate lyase encodes the protein MITAISPIDGRYASKVTPLTECFSEYALMRNRVKVEVMWLLELCAESAIKECRSLSEDEQQLLLTLVADFTPEQAEKVKALERVTNHDVKAVEYFLKEQITGTTLEDISEFIHFSCTSEDINNLSHALMLKDGLAAVVPLQQEIMDEVSRLAHEFRSVPMLARTHGQTASPTTIGKELAVFVARLKKQSQCIAQVELLGKLNGAVGNFNAHLSAYPDVDWPALAKRVIEEGLGLTQNMFTTQIEPHDYMAELFDALCRWNTILTDLDRDIWTYISMGYFGQRTIKGEIGSSTMPHKVNPIDFENSEGNCGLANAIFSHLSAKLPISRLQRDLTDSTVLRNMGVGFGYSMIAYHSTLKGMSKLKLNEEKLANDLDQAWEVLAEPIQTVMRKAGIENPYEKLKELTRGQQITAQIIRDFVDSLDLPEDDKKRLQQLTPGGYIGMAPEIADLL